A portion of the Pseudomonadota bacterium genome contains these proteins:
- a CDS encoding rubrerythrin family protein produces MALKGTKTERNLLQSFAGESQARNRYTYFASQAKKEGYVQISHIFEETANQEKEHAKRFFKFLEGGMAEIGGMFPAGKIGTTLENLAEAAAGERNEWSEMYPGFARIARDEGFKEVAEAFEAVAVAEKQHMRRYEALKANIEKGIVFTRQEETTWRCLNCGYVHTGKGAPDKCPACQHPKAYFEMLGENW; encoded by the coding sequence ATGGCACTGAAAGGCACCAAGACAGAGCGAAACCTTCTGCAGTCGTTCGCTGGCGAGTCGCAGGCGCGCAACCGCTACACCTACTTCGCCAGCCAGGCGAAGAAGGAGGGGTATGTCCAGATCTCCCACATATTCGAGGAGACCGCGAACCAGGAGAAGGAGCACGCCAAGCGCTTCTTCAAGTTCCTCGAGGGGGGCATGGCGGAGATCGGCGGCATGTTTCCGGCCGGAAAGATAGGCACGACGCTCGAGAACCTCGCCGAGGCGGCAGCCGGCGAGCGCAACGAGTGGTCGGAAATGTATCCCGGCTTCGCCAGGATCGCGCGCGACGAGGGTTTCAAGGAGGTGGCCGAAGCGTTCGAGGCGGTGGCGGTCGCGGAGAAACAGCACATGCGGCGCTACGAGGCGCTCAAGGCCAACATCGAGAAGGGGATAGTGTTCACGCGGCAGGAGGAGACGACATGGCGGTGCCTCAACTGCGGCTACGTGCACACGGGCAAGGGCGCGCCTGACAAGTGCCCGGCCTGCCAGCACCCGAAGGCTTATTTCGAGATGCTGGGGGAGAACTGGTAG
- a CDS encoding desulfoferrodoxin, which produces MATKLLQIYRCEVCGNMVEMVHAGAGELVCCGQPMKLLAANTSDGAKEKHVPVIERTDSGYLVKVGSAPHPMEEKHYIEWIELIADGLAHRQFLKPGDKPEAAFCVLAKTVTAREYCNIHGLWKGE; this is translated from the coding sequence ATGGCAACGAAGCTTCTTCAGATCTACAGGTGCGAGGTGTGCGGCAACATGGTGGAGATGGTGCACGCGGGCGCCGGCGAGCTCGTCTGCTGCGGACAGCCGATGAAGCTGCTTGCGGCGAACACCTCAGACGGGGCCAAGGAGAAGCACGTGCCCGTGATAGAGAGGACGGACTCCGGGTATCTGGTGAAGGTGGGCAGCGCGCCGCACCCCATGGAGGAGAAGCACTACATAGAGTGGATCGAGCTGATCGCTGACGGACTCGCGCACAGGCAGTTTTTGAAGCCCGGCGACAAGCCGGAGGCCGCGTTCTGCGTCTTGGCCAAAACCGTCACGGCCCGCGAATACTGCAATATCCACGGGCTGTGGAAAGGGGAATGA
- a CDS encoding 2-oxoacid:acceptor oxidoreductase subunit alpha encodes MTDTRSLNILIGGEAGQGLVTLGHLLSKMLVRRGFRIVVSQDYQSRIRGGHNTFRIRASSSEISAPEERIDLLVALNPETFELHHASLREGGYILASEKHSIDHARCLAVPYKELAGNPRYDNTVALGISCALLGLPKDAAASAVESAFGRKEASVVEANEAALSRAYEWAGARRIDRLGEPEGGAARMMQNGNEAIALGALAAGLKFYAFYPMTPATSIALTLAAHSRRMGVVVEQVEDEIAAINMAIGASYAGAPSMVGTSGGGFALMVEGVSLAAMTETPIVIVVSQRPGPATGLPTRTEQADLELVLHAGHGEFPRAIFAPGTVEQCFSLAHKAMHLAERVQGPIFILTDQYLADSYRSVEPFDLSRLKPVSPGMDPKSAGADYLRHRMMPDGISPRLLPGACERLVVTDSDEHTEDGHITEDLSVRKRMVEKRHAKMGAMMSELVLPTYAGDEAAELLMVCWGSTRGIVDEAAASMRAEGRSVAVMHFSQVWPLDPAQFLGRLQAAKRVAAVEGNSTAQFARLVRRESGFEIKERVLRYDGLPITPDYILKALES; translated from the coding sequence ATGACTGATACGAGATCTCTAAATATCCTCATCGGCGGCGAGGCGGGCCAGGGGCTGGTCACGCTCGGCCACCTACTCTCGAAGATGCTCGTGCGCCGGGGGTTTCGCATCGTGGTGTCGCAGGACTACCAGTCCCGCATCCGCGGCGGCCACAACACCTTCCGGATAAGGGCCTCGTCATCCGAGATCTCGGCGCCTGAGGAGAGGATCGACCTGCTGGTCGCCCTGAACCCCGAGACATTCGAGTTGCACCACGCCTCGCTGCGCGAGGGAGGCTACATCCTGGCGTCGGAGAAACACTCGATAGATCACGCGAGGTGTCTCGCGGTCCCCTACAAGGAGCTCGCAGGCAATCCGCGCTACGATAACACCGTGGCGCTGGGCATATCGTGCGCTTTGCTGGGGCTGCCGAAGGATGCGGCCGCCTCCGCGGTCGAGTCTGCATTCGGCAGGAAGGAGGCCTCCGTCGTTGAGGCCAACGAGGCGGCCCTCTCCCGTGCATACGAATGGGCGGGGGCGAGGAGGATAGACCGCCTTGGCGAGCCGGAGGGGGGCGCGGCCCGCATGATGCAGAACGGCAACGAGGCGATAGCGCTCGGCGCGCTCGCCGCGGGGCTCAAGTTCTATGCGTTCTATCCCATGACGCCGGCGACCTCGATCGCGCTGACCCTCGCCGCGCATTCCCGCAGGATGGGCGTGGTGGTGGAGCAGGTGGAGGACGAGATCGCGGCGATCAACATGGCGATAGGGGCCTCGTATGCGGGAGCGCCGAGCATGGTCGGCACCTCGGGCGGCGGATTCGCCCTCATGGTCGAGGGCGTGAGCCTCGCCGCCATGACCGAGACTCCTATCGTGATAGTTGTCTCGCAGAGGCCGGGGCCGGCCACCGGGCTGCCCACGCGCACGGAGCAGGCGGACCTGGAGCTCGTCCTTCACGCGGGCCACGGCGAGTTCCCGCGCGCAATATTCGCTCCCGGCACGGTGGAGCAGTGTTTCTCTCTCGCGCACAAGGCCATGCACCTGGCAGAGAGGGTGCAGGGGCCGATATTCATCCTCACCGATCAGTATCTTGCGGACTCCTACAGGTCCGTGGAGCCGTTCGATCTCTCTCGTCTCAAGCCGGTCTCGCCGGGCATGGATCCGAAGTCAGCGGGCGCCGATTACCTCCGCCACAGGATGATGCCGGACGGCATATCGCCGAGGCTCCTCCCGGGCGCCTGCGAGCGCCTTGTGGTGACCGACTCGGACGAGCACACCGAGGACGGCCACATCACCGAGGACCTCTCCGTCCGAAAGAGGATGGTGGAGAAGAGGCACGCGAAGATGGGGGCGATGATGTCGGAGCTGGTCTTGCCAACGTACGCGGGCGACGAGGCGGCCGAGCTGCTGATGGTATGCTGGGGCTCCACCAGGGGCATCGTCGACGAGGCGGCCGCATCGATGCGGGCGGAGGGGCGCAGCGTCGCTGTCATGCACTTCTCGCAGGTCTGGCCGCTGGACCCGGCGCAGTTCCTCGGGAGGCTTCAGGCCGCGAAGAGGGTGGCGGCTGTGGAGGGCAACTCGACCGCACAGTTCGCGCGGCTCGTCCGCCGCGAGAGCGGATTCGAGATCAAGGAGAGGGTGCTCCGATACGACGGCCTCCCTATCACTCCGGATTACATATTGAAGGCGCTGGAATCGTAG
- a CDS encoding 2-oxoacid:ferredoxin oxidoreductase subunit beta, protein MVNISDYGNHETAWCPGCGNFPILECVKRALVELELAPHRVLFVSGIGQAAKAPHYLDCNLFDGLHGRALPAATGAKLANRRLAVIVESGDGCAYGEGGNHFLAAIRRNVDLTLIVHNNQVYGLTKGQASPTSEEGFVTKAQPAGVFSEPFHPLGVAIAMHAGFVARSFSGMKEHVVEMIKRAVSHRGFSLVDVLQPCVSFNKVNTFAWYKDRCRPLPEGYDPTNWDEAMRTAMRWGEEIPIGVIYENRRRTFEEHFDWIDDGGLVDTPYSSERLAELIKGYA, encoded by the coding sequence ATGGTAAATATATCGGATTACGGAAATCACGAGACCGCATGGTGCCCCGGGTGCGGGAACTTCCCTATCCTCGAGTGCGTGAAGCGGGCGCTCGTGGAGCTCGAGCTCGCCCCGCACCGGGTCCTCTTCGTGTCGGGCATCGGCCAGGCCGCGAAGGCGCCGCACTACCTCGACTGCAACCTCTTCGACGGCCTGCACGGCAGGGCGCTCCCTGCGGCCACGGGCGCAAAGCTCGCCAACCGCAGGCTCGCGGTGATCGTGGAGAGCGGGGACGGCTGCGCCTACGGCGAGGGCGGAAACCACTTCCTCGCCGCGATCAGGCGCAACGTCGACCTCACTTTGATCGTGCACAACAACCAGGTCTACGGCCTCACCAAGGGGCAGGCGAGCCCGACGTCGGAGGAGGGGTTCGTCACGAAGGCACAGCCGGCGGGCGTCTTCTCCGAGCCGTTCCATCCGCTCGGGGTGGCGATCGCCATGCACGCGGGGTTCGTGGCGCGCAGCTTCAGCGGGATGAAGGAGCACGTCGTCGAGATGATCAAGCGGGCGGTCTCGCACCGCGGATTCTCGCTTGTCGACGTTCTGCAGCCGTGCGTCTCCTTCAACAAGGTCAACACCTTCGCTTGGTACAAGGACCGATGCCGGCCGCTGCCGGAGGGGTACGATCCGACGAACTGGGACGAGGCCATGAGGACCGCCATGCGCTGGGGAGAGGAGATCCCGATCGGCGTGATCTACGAGAACAGGAGGCGGACCTTCGAGGAGCACTTCGACTGGATAGACGATGGGGGGCTCGTGGACACGCCTTACTCAAGCGAGAGGCTGGCGGAACTGATCAAGGGCTATGCCTGA
- a CDS encoding flavin reductase, which yields MDFNIARDTAGLNQALFSVTHGLYILTSRAGDRINGQCLDSLMQVTNMPPRIAIGVGKRSLTHEMITESGVFVANVIDRGFAGCYDDVKRFGFQSGRKVDKFADRAQEPGEMGAPILPEAKAFYECRVISDKTLDLGTHTLFVADVIRAGTRESGEPLTYNEYRRVMKKK from the coding sequence ATGGACTTCAATATCGCAAGGGACACAGCGGGCCTCAACCAGGCGCTCTTCTCGGTGACGCACGGCCTCTACATCCTCACATCCAGGGCCGGCGACCGAATCAACGGCCAGTGCCTCGATTCGCTCATGCAGGTGACCAACATGCCGCCGCGCATCGCCATAGGGGTCGGCAAGCGCTCGCTCACGCACGAGATGATAACGGAGTCCGGGGTCTTCGTGGCCAACGTCATAGACAGGGGTTTTGCCGGGTGCTACGACGACGTGAAGCGCTTCGGGTTCCAGAGCGGACGCAAGGTCGACAAGTTTGCGGACAGGGCGCAGGAGCCCGGGGAGATGGGCGCGCCGATCCTTCCGGAGGCGAAGGCGTTCTACGAGTGCAGGGTGATCAGCGACAAGACGCTGGACCTCGGCACCCACACGCTCTTCGTGGCGGATGTGATAAGGGCCGGCACCCGTGAATCGGGGGAGCCGCTGACGTATAATGAGTATCGCAGGGTGATGAAAAAGAAATAG
- a CDS encoding rubredoxin, producing the protein MQKWICQVCGYIYDPAAGDPANGVDPGTAFEDLPDDWVCPECGVGKDQFEKIHN; encoded by the coding sequence ATGCAGAAATGGATATGTCAGGTCTGCGGCTACATCTACGATCCGGCGGCGGGCGACCCGGCCAACGGCGTGGACCCCGGCACCGCCTTCGAGGATCTGCCGGACGACTGGGTCTGCCCAGAGTGCGGGGTGGGCAAGGACCAGTTCGAGAAGATCCACAACTGA
- a CDS encoding fumarylacetoacetate hydrolase family protein, whose product MREVRLGDESFLPTKVVCVGRNFPDHAREMGGESPFSEPVIFIKPNSSIASSPAELFIPEGLGLLHHEVELCALVGRTVFSASGEEAADAVAGWAVGIDFTLRERQAAAKRSGGPWALSKGFDGAAVLGEFRRAGRDFDPGSAELSLRVDGKERQRGNARDMTFSPQEIIGFVSGFMTLERGDVVMCGTPAGVGQVNDGERIRAEAEGLAVLEFTLKRSRGGSCM is encoded by the coding sequence ATGCGCGAGGTCAGGCTCGGGGACGAATCGTTTCTTCCCACCAAGGTCGTGTGCGTGGGCAGGAACTTCCCTGACCACGCACGGGAGATGGGCGGTGAATCCCCCTTCAGCGAGCCGGTCATATTCATCAAGCCGAACTCCTCGATAGCGAGCTCCCCCGCCGAGCTCTTCATCCCGGAGGGTCTGGGGCTTCTGCACCACGAGGTCGAGCTGTGCGCGCTGGTTGGCCGAACGGTCTTCTCCGCCTCCGGGGAGGAGGCGGCCGATGCGGTCGCAGGCTGGGCGGTGGGCATAGACTTCACGCTCAGGGAGAGGCAGGCGGCCGCCAAGAGGTCGGGCGGGCCCTGGGCGCTCTCTAAGGGTTTCGACGGCGCCGCGGTCCTGGGCGAATTCAGGAGGGCGGGCCGTGATTTCGATCCCGGCTCCGCGGAGCTTTCGCTCCGTGTCGACGGAAAAGAGCGCCAGCGCGGCAACGCGCGCGACATGACGTTTTCGCCGCAGGAGATAATCGGCTTCGTCTCGGGCTTCATGACCCTCGAGCGCGGCGACGTGGTCATGTGCGGCACCCCGGCGGGCGTGGGGCAGGTGAACGACGGGGAGAGGATCAGGGCCGAGGCGGAGGGGCTCGCGGTCCTTGAGTTCACCCTCAAAAGATCAAGGGGGGGATCATGCATGTGA
- a CDS encoding SO_0444 family Cu/Zn efflux transporter, which produces MHVITGVLYESMSLLYQMAPYLLFGFFFAGILHAFISLEWIARHLGKSGIGSVVKSVVLGIPLPLCSCGVIPAAMMLNKKGASRGSVVSFLIATPITGVDSILATYSLMGLFFTVFRVISSAVTAIVAGIMGNLFLATRHEPLAQGPDLSKEGERCRVCGHEGHEINERARCEKPQWWRMGRIYEMIRYAFGELLADIWRWLVVGLLIGGIISYAVPDELITRYLGSPFLSMIVMLLVGIPMYVCSTGSLPIAAALMLKGMSPGAAMVFLLAGPATNAVTITVVAKELGRGAASIYVATIAVMSVAFGFALNWLWYGAGMSAQVVHHVGFALPAWAEKVSAVLFLALVLNVAVRGIIKSSKVKGER; this is translated from the coding sequence ATGCATGTGATAACAGGGGTTCTGTACGAATCCATGTCCCTGCTGTACCAGATGGCGCCCTACCTGCTCTTCGGCTTTTTCTTCGCAGGGATACTGCACGCCTTCATATCGCTGGAGTGGATCGCGAGGCACCTGGGCAAAAGCGGCATAGGCTCGGTGGTCAAATCGGTGGTGCTCGGAATACCGCTCCCGCTGTGCTCCTGCGGCGTCATACCGGCCGCCATGATGCTGAACAAGAAGGGGGCGAGCCGCGGCTCCGTGGTGAGCTTTCTGATCGCCACGCCGATAACCGGCGTGGACTCGATACTCGCTACCTACTCGCTCATGGGCCTCTTCTTCACCGTCTTTCGGGTGATCTCCTCCGCGGTCACGGCGATCGTGGCCGGGATCATGGGGAACCTCTTTCTCGCCACCAGGCACGAGCCTCTGGCCCAGGGGCCCGACCTTTCGAAGGAGGGTGAGCGCTGCCGCGTGTGCGGGCACGAGGGGCATGAGATCAACGAGCGAGCGAGGTGCGAGAAGCCCCAGTGGTGGCGGATGGGCAGGATCTACGAGATGATCCGTTACGCCTTCGGCGAGCTGCTGGCCGACATATGGCGGTGGCTCGTCGTGGGCCTGCTCATCGGAGGGATCATCTCCTACGCCGTGCCCGACGAGCTTATCACCCGCTACCTCGGCTCCCCGTTTCTCTCCATGATCGTGATGCTGCTGGTGGGAATCCCGATGTACGTCTGCTCCACGGGGTCCCTGCCCATCGCCGCGGCGCTCATGCTCAAGGGGATGAGCCCTGGCGCCGCCATGGTGTTTCTGCTCGCGGGGCCGGCCACGAACGCGGTCACCATCACGGTGGTGGCAAAGGAGCTGGGCAGGGGCGCGGCGTCGATCTACGTGGCCACCATCGCGGTGATGAGCGTCGCCTTCGGATTCGCGCTCAACTGGCTCTGGTACGGTGCCGGGATGTCGGCGCAAGTCGTCCACCATGTCGGGTTCGCGCTCCCGGCGTGGGCGGAGAAGGTCTCTGCGGTCCTTTTCCTCGCGCTCGTCCTCAACGTGGCGGTGCGGGGCATAATAAAGAGCTCAAAGGTGAAAGGTGAAAGGTGA
- the tkt gene encoding transketolase, giving the protein MKGKIDELCVNALRMLAIDAVDRAKSGHPGMPLGAAPMAYALWTGFLRHNPANPAWFGRDRFILSAGHGSALLYALLNLSGHDLSMEEIKNFRQYGSRTPGHPERCAGCGIEVTTGPLGQGFAMGVGMAMAERFMAARYNRPGLNVIDHHTCSIISDGDLMEGVSSEAASIAGHLKLGKLIYLYDDNHISIEGSTDLAFSEDVLRRFDACGWHTERVKDGNDLAAIAKAIGRARAEGERPSLIAVRTHIGFGSPKHDTASAHGEPLGAEANRATREFFGWQRAPFEVPEEVRGRFAKAAEEGARREGEWNGLMQRYREKHPEDAARLDDEIAGRLPAGWEEVLPAFEAGKAVATRAASGKAINALARALPNLIGGSADLGPSNKSTIDGGGDFEAANHAGRNIHFGVREHAMGAIVNGLAVHGGIIPFGATFLVFSDYMRPSIRIAALMQSRSIFVFTHDSLGIGEDGPTHQPIEHLASLRAMPGIVVIRPADANETAAAWRWAISSGRPVALALSRQNLPVLDRDAVERAGGVERGAYVLSECEGEPDAIIIATGSEVHLALEAQCWLLSEHIPVRVVSMPSWELFEEQPEGYRDSVLPPSVKARVAVEAGATFGWSRWVGESGRVVGVDRFGASAPGEVAMERLGITADAVIRAVKEIL; this is encoded by the coding sequence ATGAAGGGGAAGATCGACGAGCTGTGCGTGAACGCGTTGAGGATGCTGGCCATAGACGCGGTGGACCGCGCAAAGTCAGGGCACCCGGGCATGCCGCTCGGCGCCGCCCCCATGGCGTACGCCCTCTGGACCGGCTTCCTCAGGCACAATCCCGCAAATCCCGCCTGGTTCGGCCGCGACCGATTCATACTCTCGGCGGGCCACGGCTCCGCGCTCCTCTATGCGTTGCTTAATCTTTCAGGTCACGACCTCTCCATGGAGGAGATAAAGAACTTCAGGCAATACGGCAGCCGCACTCCCGGCCATCCTGAGCGCTGCGCCGGCTGCGGCATCGAGGTCACCACGGGGCCCCTCGGCCAGGGGTTCGCGATGGGGGTCGGCATGGCCATGGCCGAGCGATTCATGGCGGCCCGCTACAACAGGCCCGGGCTCAATGTCATCGATCATCACACATGCTCGATAATTTCGGACGGCGACCTCATGGAGGGGGTGTCCTCGGAGGCGGCCTCTATCGCGGGACACCTCAAGCTCGGAAAGCTGATCTATCTCTACGACGACAACCACATCTCCATCGAGGGGAGCACCGATCTCGCGTTCTCCGAGGACGTGCTGCGCCGCTTCGACGCCTGCGGCTGGCACACGGAGCGGGTGAAGGACGGCAACGACCTGGCCGCGATCGCAAAGGCGATCGGGAGGGCGAGGGCGGAGGGCGAGCGGCCGTCGCTGATCGCGGTGCGCACCCACATCGGATTCGGCAGCCCGAAGCATGACACCGCCTCTGCGCACGGCGAGCCGCTGGGCGCGGAGGCCAACCGGGCGACGCGGGAGTTCTTCGGCTGGCAGCGCGCGCCGTTCGAGGTGCCGGAGGAGGTGCGCGGGCGCTTCGCGAAGGCGGCAGAGGAGGGCGCCCGCCGCGAGGGGGAGTGGAACGGGCTGATGCAGCGCTACCGCGAGAAGCACCCCGAGGATGCGGCGAGGCTCGATGACGAGATCGCGGGGAGACTGCCTGCGGGATGGGAGGAGGTTCTGCCCGCCTTCGAGGCCGGGAAGGCCGTTGCCACGCGCGCGGCGTCCGGGAAGGCGATCAACGCACTGGCCAGGGCGCTGCCGAACCTCATCGGCGGGTCGGCCGATCTAGGCCCCTCCAACAAGAGCACGATCGACGGCGGCGGCGACTTCGAGGCGGCGAACCACGCGGGCCGCAACATCCACTTCGGCGTGCGCGAGCATGCCATGGGCGCGATCGTGAACGGCCTTGCCGTGCACGGCGGCATCATCCCGTTCGGCGCGACGTTCCTCGTCTTCTCCGATTATATGCGGCCGTCGATCAGGATAGCGGCCCTGATGCAGTCGCGCTCCATCTTCGTCTTCACGCACGACTCGCTCGGCATCGGCGAGGACGGCCCCACCCACCAGCCGATAGAGCACCTTGCCTCGCTGCGCGCCATGCCCGGGATAGTCGTGATCCGCCCTGCGGACGCGAACGAGACCGCGGCCGCATGGCGATGGGCGATATCGAGCGGACGGCCTGTGGCGCTGGCGCTCTCGCGGCAGAACCTGCCGGTGCTCGACCGCGATGCGGTGGAGCGGGCAGGCGGGGTGGAGAGGGGCGCCTACGTCCTCTCCGAATGCGAGGGCGAGCCCGACGCCATAATCATCGCCACCGGCTCCGAGGTGCACCTGGCGCTGGAGGCGCAGTGCTGGCTCCTCTCCGAGCATATCCCCGTGCGCGTGGTCTCCATGCCGTCGTGGGAGCTCTTCGAGGAGCAGCCGGAGGGGTATCGGGACTCGGTGCTCCCCCCCTCCGTGAAGGCCAGGGTCGCCGTGGAGGCGGGGGCCACCTTCGGCTGGAGCCGCTGGGTGGGGGAGTCGGGCCGCGTGGTCGGCGTCGACCGCTTCGGCGCCTCGGCGCCGGGAGAGGTGGCCATGGAGCGGCTGGGCATCACCGCCGACGCTGTGATCAGGGCGGTGAAGGAGATCCTCTGA
- a CDS encoding DUF2156 domain-containing protein yields the protein MKMLGPISLDQRAVYEDRLARYPTVLSEQTFTNMFMWSDSHPFQALDADDSLVLFDERDRGVVLVGSPIGPIPLAEAAREVEGATGKKVAGFERIGEARAHSVPGQGWQIEEEADLYDYVYRREDLAELAGRRYHSKRNLIAQCLAEYDCTYEEISPKNLHELRPMMDRWCDWRRCRDDRGLCSEYRAVKTVLEEFDNLSVTGAAIRIDGRIEAFTVGQRLNENTAVIHVEKAMPQFKGLYQLINHWYCKNGLSRFEFVNREQDVGIPGLRKAKESYHPDHMVKKFVIFPRGERDALGPRRRAGERCLDEEG from the coding sequence ATGAAGATGCTGGGACCGATTTCCCTCGACCAGAGGGCCGTCTATGAGGATAGGCTGGCCCGCTACCCCACTGTGCTCTCCGAACAGACCTTCACGAACATGTTCATGTGGAGCGATTCCCACCCTTTCCAGGCGCTGGACGCGGACGATTCCCTCGTCCTGTTCGATGAGCGCGACCGCGGGGTGGTGCTCGTCGGCTCGCCGATAGGGCCCATCCCCCTTGCCGAAGCTGCAAGAGAGGTGGAGGGGGCGACGGGTAAAAAAGTGGCGGGCTTCGAGCGGATCGGAGAGGCGCGGGCGCATTCGGTTCCCGGCCAAGGCTGGCAGATCGAGGAGGAGGCGGACCTCTACGACTATGTCTACCGAAGGGAAGACCTGGCGGAGCTCGCCGGCAGGAGGTACCACAGCAAGCGCAATCTCATCGCCCAGTGCCTTGCCGAATACGACTGCACATACGAGGAGATATCCCCGAAAAACCTTCACGAGCTGCGGCCGATGATGGATCGCTGGTGCGACTGGCGCAGATGCCGTGACGACCGTGGGCTGTGCAGCGAGTACCGGGCCGTGAAGACTGTTCTGGAGGAGTTCGACAATCTCAGCGTGACCGGGGCCGCTATCCGCATCGACGGCCGCATAGAGGCCTTCACGGTCGGCCAGCGCCTGAACGAAAACACCGCGGTCATACACGTCGAGAAGGCGATGCCCCAGTTCAAGGGGCTGTACCAGCTGATCAATCACTGGTACTGCAAGAACGGGCTGTCCCGGTTTGAGTTCGTCAACCGCGAGCAGGACGTGGGGATCCCGGGACTGAGAAAGGCCAAGGAGAGCTACCACCCCGACCACATGGTGAAGAAGTTCGTGATATTTCCGAGGGGCGAAAGGGATGCGCTGGGGCCCCGCCGCCGCGCCGGCGAGAGGTGCCTCGACGAGGAGGGGTGA
- the gnd gene encoding decarboxylating 6-phosphogluconate dehydrogenase, which produces MQIGMIGLGRMGMNMVRRLVKGGHEVVVYNRTQDKVRAMEAEGAGGAASIEDLAAKLAKPRVVWLMLPAGKVTEEHIAALAGKLSEGDLVVDGGNSWFEHDNERAYALGARGIRYLDAGVSGGVWGLKVGYCTMVGGERSDFDTIEPVLKSLAPEGGYMHCGPAGAGHFVKMVHNGIEYAMMQAYGEGFEIMKASRFGEGLDLSAVARIWNRGSVVRSWLLELLESALAKDPGLAGISGYVEDSGEGRWTVQQAMDSGVPATSIAHALFARFRSRERDSFSDKVLAALRGEFGGHEVKKA; this is translated from the coding sequence ATGCAGATAGGCATGATCGGACTTGGCCGCATGGGGATGAACATGGTCCGCCGCCTCGTCAAGGGCGGCCACGAGGTCGTGGTCTACAACCGCACGCAGGACAAGGTGCGCGCGATGGAGGCGGAGGGGGCCGGGGGCGCCGCATCGATCGAGGACCTCGCGGCCAAGCTCGCGAAGCCACGCGTGGTCTGGCTCATGCTCCCGGCCGGCAAGGTGACCGAGGAGCACATCGCCGCGCTTGCCGGCAAGCTCTCCGAGGGGGACCTCGTCGTGGACGGCGGAAACTCGTGGTTCGAGCACGACAACGAGCGCGCGTACGCGCTCGGCGCCAGGGGCATACGCTACCTGGACGCCGGCGTCTCGGGCGGCGTGTGGGGGCTCAAGGTCGGATACTGCACGATGGTGGGGGGCGAGAGGTCCGACTTCGACACGATCGAGCCGGTGCTGAAATCGCTTGCCCCCGAGGGGGGCTATATGCACTGCGGCCCTGCGGGGGCCGGCCACTTCGTCAAGATGGTGCACAACGGCATCGAGTACGCCATGATGCAGGCCTACGGCGAGGGGTTCGAGATCATGAAGGCCTCGCGCTTCGGCGAGGGTCTGGACCTCTCCGCGGTGGCGCGCATCTGGAACCGGGGGAGCGTGGTGCGCTCGTGGCTTCTTGAGCTGCTCGAGTCGGCGCTGGCAAAGGACCCAGGGCTCGCGGGGATAAGTGGATATGTCGAGGACTCGGGCGAGGGACGCTGGACCGTGCAGCAGGCGATGGACTCCGGCGTGCCCGCCACGTCGATCGCGCACGCGCTCTTCGCCAGGTTCCGCTCCCGCGAGCGGGACTCGTTCTCGGACAAGGTTCTGGCCGCGCTGCGGGGCGAGTTCGGCGGGCACGAGGTGAAGAAGGCCTGA